A genomic region of Phragmites australis chromosome 2, lpPhrAust1.1, whole genome shotgun sequence contains the following coding sequences:
- the LOC133895820 gene encoding uncharacterized protein LOC133895820 has translation MESSSHKRAREAADLAAAEGASPETDAKRLRPEDLLDLLDDDTDAAAAGDLASIMRSLEEEIASFDEEAAAADLMAPPQAELGFLLEASDDELGLPPAGACSSSEDAGAGEPEVAVGLDGQIWGFEDEIDGGFGGYGGSSPEAAAAIAAAAAAGWDDEGFDARLFAFGDELSGPSDLGALRHETMPAV, from the coding sequence ATGGAGAGCTCATCTCACAAGCGGGCGCGGGAGGCAGCCGACCTCGCTGCCGCCGAGGGGGCCTCGCCCGAGACCGACGCCAAGAGGCTGCGGCCCGAGGACCTGCTCGACTTGCTCGACGATGACACcgacgcggccgccgccggcgacctgGCGTCCATCATGCGGAGCCTCGAGGAGGAGATAGCCAGCTTCGACGAGGAGGCGGCCGCCGCCGACCTCATGGCGCCGCCGCAGGCGGAGCTGGGATTCCTGCTCGAGGCCTCGGACGACGAGCTGGGGCTGCCGCCGGCGGGTGCCTGCTCGTCGTCGGAGGATGCCGGCGCCGGGGAGCCGGAGGTAGCCGTCGGGCTCGACGGACAGATCTGGGGTTTCGAGGATGAGATAGACGGAGGCTTCGGTGGCTACGGCGGGTCCTCGCCGGAggcggccgccgccatcgccgctgcGGCCGCGGCTGGGTGGGACGACGAGGGCTTCGACGCCCGGCTGTTTGCGTTCGGCGACGAGCTCTCCGGGCCGTCGGATCTCGGGGCGCTTCGTCACGAGACCATGCCGGCCGTCTGA